The Rhizobium leguminosarum region TCTGTCGCCGCCGAGACCCGATCATGAAACTATCTGCGCAGCATAAGTCTCGCCTTCAGCAATCCGCTCCTTTTCGGCCTTTTCTGCTTCCGCGCTGGCGCGCCAGCTGCCGTCAATCACTTTTGGCAGAACGTCCTCGAGCATAACCAGATCACCGATATAGGCGATGCTACCGTCTCGGTCGACGACGAACGTCTTTGGAACGTGGAACGACAAGCTGGCTTTGAGCCAATCCTCATCGATTTCGCCTGAGTGGTCGAATCCCATCCGAATGTTCGTATTCGGGAGCGATTTGGTTATGGACGCGTCCACCTGGGCTCGGGCGTCGTCATCCGTTGCAGCTTTCTCACTTGCTGCGATCCCGATGCACTCAACGCCCGTGTCACTGAACTTCTTGTGCAACTTCGCCAGGTCGGATAGCTCCGGCCCGCAATAACCGCAGGTGGTCGAAAAGAAGTCAACGATGTATATCTTGCCGAGCTGGAAGTGGGAAAGCGGTTCGCCGCGCAGCCAGTCCAGCGCTTTGATCGAAGGGGCTGGAGAGCCAAGATTTAAACTAGAAGTCACGTCTTGTTCCTCCCTTTATCCGGCGTTCCGTGCGCCAGGAATGCGCTTTTTTTTCCTGCCAAGTATGAGGTCGAGTTGTTTTGATATTGAAAGGCCATCGCGGCGAGCGTTCCATCGGTTGGACAATAAACGTTGGTGATCTCGCTTTGTGAAATGGCTTCTGCGGGTGCGTGACATTGCAAATTCCTTGTTCTGAGAGCGTGACGATAGTCACCGTCGTGACGGGACGATGCCGAGGTCTAATGCACATGCAACACGAGGCCATTCCAGAGCTCCTCGCTATGTAAGTGGATTGCTGGAGGTTCGGGCTCCTTCCGATGCCGGTCAGACCGGGGCCGTGTCGCCGTCAATTGTCTGCTTCCCGACGAAGACGATATCAGGCGTCCGAAGCCCGGCACTTGTTTGATACAGACCACGATGTGCATAGTCGTTTAAGCTCCCGATCGGATTTGGGCTTTAGGGACCCGGCCTACTCTGAGCACTACTCGTGCCAATCAGGTTGCGCCGGTAAGCCTTCGAGATTGCACATGTTTCGTTGTCGCTATGCGGAGGGTTTTGTAGGGTTGCCGACATGTCGTGTCGCAATCCGCCCCGATCACCACCGCGAACGGAGGGGCGGTTCGATAGGCTCCAGGTCGGATAAGTCCGTGATAGCTGCGCCACGAGCCGGAAGATTTCAACGCCGAATAATACGCCTGGAGATAACACGGGGACTGAAGTTCTGGTGCCGTGGGCGTGTATCGAGCTTCGGTTTACCATTGACAATCTGACTAGCGACACCGTATGCGCGATCAGAAGCACAGCGATCGAGAAAATAACGCTGCGGGCGCCTAGTGAGGTTGGACAAGCGGTTTAGCTGATGTTGCGGCGTGAGCAGGATCATTGCCAGAAGCGTGGAGAAACCCTTGCTGGAAATATCAATCGAAAGCCGTCCATAAACGCTGCTGCAGCGCATCGAGCTCTTGGCTTTTCTCCGTCTCAATCGTTTACATCAACGCCGTTCTGATCGGTTGACCAAACGAATAAGCTGAAGCCAGCTTGTGGTCCGTCAGACGCATGACAACGATTTGCGACATTGTCGTCAACTTTGTCAGATCACCGACAAAGGCTACCTCCTCGATCGCGCGCCTTTTTCCGCCCACATAACTGGAATCGCAGCAAATTGTTGTTCGTCAACTCAATCGGCCTGCTTGGCACGAATCTTGAGAGCTATTGCGAGGCAGCGGAACGGCCGCTGCATCCGCATTGCGGGATAACCGCATTGCTTCGAACACATGAAGGAACGCCAAGCATGGCAGCTCTGCGTCAGATCGCATTCTATGGAAAGGGCGGAATTGGCAAGTCCACTACGTCCCAAAACACGCTAGCGGCCCTCGTGGACCATCACGTACCACGGATACCGGTGATCATCCGAATTGGGGGAAACGCTGAATGACCAGCAATTTGAAAAAGGCCCTGACACGTCTTGTTGATGCGGCCAAGCACCTCAACATCAACCCGACAATTCTCGAAAAATGGGAGTTCCCGCGCGAGACCACGCACGCTCGTCTGACGATTCGCATGGACGACGGCTCCCACAAGCACTTACGGGCTTGGCGTTCCCGCTATGACGATACCCGCGGCCCAACCAAGGGCGGCATCAGATACCACCAAAGTGTAACGGCAGATGAGGTAGAGACACTCGCCTTCCTGATGACTGTCAAGTGCGCAGTGATGAACCTGCCGTTTGGTGGCGGCAAGGGTGGCGTGCAGATTGATCCTCGCCATCTCTCCAAGACTGAACTGGAGCGAATTGCACGTGGCTATGTCCAGATCTTCGCCAAGGTCATCGGACCAAACCGGGACATCCCGGCGCCTGACGTCAACACCAATGCGATGACCATGGCGTGGATGGCGAACGAATACGATTCCATCGTGGGCGAGGTGACCCCGGCGGTCATCACCGGTAAGCCGATCAGCCTTGGCGGCTCACTTGGGCGTGATGATGCAACGGCCCGCGGCGGCTATTATCTCCTCCAATTTCTGGCGAAGGACCTCGGCTTTACTCCGGGTGCGCGAGTCGCGATCCAAGGCTTCGGCAACGCCGGATCTCACATGGCGCAGTTGCTCGAATCGGCCGGATACAAGGTCGTGGCTGTTTCCGACTCAAAGGGTGCAATCGGTTGCCCGACGGGCCTCGATATCAAAAAGGTGAATGCTACTAAAGACCGCATCGGAAGCGTTACCAGCTTGGCGGGTTCAGCCGGTGTCTCGAGAATTGCTGCCGACGAACTCATTTCGGTTGATTGCGAACTGCTCGTTTTGGCGGCCATGGAGGACATGATCCACGTGGGTAACGCTGCCAATGTAAAGGCTCCTATCATTCTCGAACTCGCCAACAGCCCGATCACGCCGGAGGCCGATGAGATCCTCAAGAGCAAGAACGTCGTCGTTCTTCCGGATATCCTCGCGAATGCGGGTGGGGTCACCGTCTCCTATTTCGAATGGGTGCAGAATCGGCAAGGATATTATTGGCCCATCGAGGACATACACGCTCGGCTGAAGACGAAGATGGAAGAGGAAGGAGCCGCAATTTGGGCGTATGCAAAGGACAAGAACATCACCCTGCGAAGCGCTGCCTACGTCCACGCGCTCTCGCGACTTGTGGGCGCTATCTATTGAGACGCAAGGCACACAGCAATTCTTTGTCAACTGATTGAGGAAAGGAGACCAACACGAGCCACCGCTGCGCGCTCGCAGCCGTGGTTTGCCGCCACACGGGACGCGCGAATGCTGACATGCGCCATTTCAGATTGGGGCCCATTCGGCAAAGGAACTCTTCCCATCATGATCCCGGAGACGAGGCGAATTTGATGAGGGCGCGCATCTTCCCGGTCAGGAAAAGTCCGCCGAGTTCGTCTTGGGCGATGGCCGGAGCAAAGAAGGCCGACAACATCGATAGTTAATCGCTAATCGGCGAAACCGAAGCGTCCACTGAAGCCAATCCCCTCTCTAGAGATGAGGAAATCACAGTGAGCACTTTCGCACCTGCATCGCAGGTGTCTGGAATCAAGGCTTCGCCGAGCAAGGGCGTCTAGGAACACGTGACGCGCTACTCCTACAGAGGACCCTCGTGTGGCAAATAAATTGCAACGGAATCCGCGAAACCCAGACAAATGCAATTTTCTAAAAACAACGCCCTGCGAATTTGCCGTCGGATATAGGCTCGGACGCAAGGAGGGCAAAAAACCGCGACGAAAAGCACTCCTGCTAATTGAAGGTTCGAGAAGCAATGGTTTGCGGTACGTTCAAACCGCGCGACGTCTTGGATACCAACCGGTTACTCTGGCGGCTGATCCAATCCAGTATGACTACCTTATGGCGGAATACAGTAAGGCGAGACTGGTCGATACTGAAGATTTCGATGCGGTGAGGGATGAGTGCCTCAATCTGGCTGCGACCTATGATATTGCAGGATTTATCGGTTTTGAGACTCGCAGCGAGTCGGTAAATTTGACGGTCGCAAAGCTATGTCGGTGCTTCGACCGACCGGGCCCGAACCCGGTTTCGGTCGAACGCTGCAGCGACAAATTTACTCAACGTCAGCTCCTGACGCAGGATGGCATACTAGTACCGACTTTTCGATGGGCAGCTAGTGCACCCACTGTGGATAGGGCCGCCGCTAATATCGGATTCCCGGTTATTGTTAAGCCGGCAGTGGGCAACGGAAGCAGCGGTGTCCGATTATGTCGCGATGCCGCTGAGTTATCCGAACACACAACCTATCTGCTGGGAGCCACTTACCCCAGGCAGACTTCGCCGACAATACTTGTCGAAGAGTTCGTAGAAGGCCCTTTTTATGACGTTATAACAATGGGGAACGCGGTCATTGCGATTGGTTCAAGCGAATTTGGCTCCCTGCCTCATTTCGTACCTCGTAAGAGCATGTTTCCAGCCAAGCTAACTGATGAGGAGCACGAGCGTATCACGGATGTATCGTTGAGATGCTTGCAAGCACTCGGCCTCGGCTGGGGGCTAGCAAACGTTAAACTACACTGGACAAAACGAGGCCCGGTCGTGTTGGAAGTCAACCCACGTCCTCCGGGTTGGAGCACTTGTCGGCTGGTTGAGCTGGCCTACGGTCTAGATATCATCGAACAACAGATCAGGCTTGCGATTGGGGATCAGTGCGACCTGCGTAAAAGTCAATACCGCACCTCGGTAGCCCGATTTTTCGTGGCCGATCTGGACGGCACACTTGCGCACATCAGAGGTACCGATCTGGCGGAGACTGTACGAGGTATTGCTGAGGCTAGATTTTATGTCGAGCCTGGAGTCTCTCTTGTTCGAAGAGGTGATTACCTAGACATAATTGGACATGTTATTGCCGCTTCGACCGACCCCGCCGAAGCCGAGGCGATTCTTCACCGCGCTTTGGACCTAATTGACTGGGCAGTCGCGCCATCCCCGGGTGAACTGGGTAAAGGAGACTTCGTGGAGGCCTCGCATGGCAGCCGCAGCTGATGAAAAGTCCACCGCTGCTGTGCAGGATCCGCTCCGACAGCCGGCGCACTTGGCGCGTACCCAGATCAAGCACATGCGACGCCGACACCACCGTCATCCAGCCGGCGGTCAACTTCGACAAAATCTCGATCCGTTGCAGGTCGGGCTCGCTCATTGCTATCAGTCCCATCCGCAATCTCCACCGTCATCAAACCCGGGAGAGTGACATTCCAACTTTGCAGAAACAGGACACTTCAACTTTGAACCCACCAGTATGCATATCCTGGTTTGCATAAAGCAAGTGCCGGACACGGCACAGATCCGGTTTTATTCGGTTACGAACACCATCATGCGCCCGAAGCGCATCAAGAGAGGGCTGCTCTAATGACCGTCATCGTCTACGACCGCAAGCGCGAGCTTATGATCGCCGACAGCCGCGCCACTTCCGGCAGCCACCATCCGATCGGCGCGAAGAGGAAGATTAACCGGATCGCGGCAGGGCCACTCAAGGGCGCGCTGCTCGGCGTCACCACCAGACAACCCGGTATGGGTGAACATTTCACGGAGTGGGTGACGGCGGGCATGAGCAAGGATGCGTTCGGCACGCGCGAGTCCGAGGTTGAGGCGATCCTGGTAAAGGTCGATCGCTCGGTCTTTTTCTTCAACGGCTGCTTTTATCCATCGGGCCCGCTCGAAGACGACTTCTTCACCATTGGCTCAGGCAGCGAGTACGCGCTGGGCGCCTTCAGGGGCGGCGCTGACGCGTTCGAGGCGGTTAAGGTGGCAAATCTCGTGCGATCTCTTCTGCGGGCCTCCTATTGTGCACCTGCAACTCGATACGCCCGACGCCTATCAGCGGTCGATGATCCTGCGTGTCACCCGACTTTTCCGAAACTTCGGTAGCGGCACAGCTACCTAATAGGCTCAGGACTCACTGAATCAAAGCCAGAAGATGACGGTCGCTGCGATGCATATGCTTGAGAAGAAAGTGTGGGCGTAGCGATCGTATCTGGTGTGAATGCGCCCAGTCCTGGAGCTGCCGAACATGTTTTCAATCTTGTGGCGCTATTTGTAGAACGTGGATCATGCGGGATCACCACCTTGCGGTTTGCTCTCGAAGGAATACGGGCGGCGATCTTGCGCTCCGCCAGATCCTATGAGGAAGGTGGATGGCGACCTGCACTGGCAAAGTGAGGTTGCTTAAACACCCTACCTCGGAGGCAAGCATGCCGGTTGCAGCTCACCGATCCTAAGCGCTGACCGCTATCCGTACCGATCTTCGCGCAATTTTCATCTCATTGGAATTGAGTCGCTCGAAATGGCTAATCACCTCTCTGTCGCCCGGTGGGGGTGAGAAGATGTCAAAGCTGCAGTGGCGGCCGGTGATGTCGCAGGCATGCTGGACCGGTTTGCCG contains the following coding sequences:
- a CDS encoding TlpA disulfide reductase family protein, translated to MTSSLNLGSPAPSIKALDWLRGEPLSHFQLGKIYIVDFFSTTCGYCGPELSDLAKLHKKFSDTGVECIGIAASEKAATDDDARAQVDASITKSLPNTNIRMGFDHSGEIDEDWLKASLSFHVPKTFVVDRDGSIAYIGDLVMLEDVLPKVIDGSWRASAEAEKAEKERIAEGETYAAQIVS
- a CDS encoding ATP-grasp domain-containing protein is translated as MRYVQTARRLGYQPVTLAADPIQYDYLMAEYSKARLVDTEDFDAVRDECLNLAATYDIAGFIGFETRSESVNLTVAKLCRCFDRPGPNPVSVERCSDKFTQRQLLTQDGILVPTFRWAASAPTVDRAAANIGFPVIVKPAVGNGSSGVRLCRDAAELSEHTTYLLGATYPRQTSPTILVEEFVEGPFYDVITMGNAVIAIGSSEFGSLPHFVPRKSMFPAKLTDEEHERITDVSLRCLQALGLGWGLANVKLHWTKRGPVVLEVNPRPPGWSTCRLVELAYGLDIIEQQIRLAIGDQCDLRKSQYRTSVARFFVADLDGTLAHIRGTDLAETVRGIAEARFYVEPGVSLVRRGDYLDIIGHVIAASTDPAEAEAILHRALDLIDWAVAPSPGELGKGDFVEASHGSRS
- a CDS encoding peptidase S14, with translation MTVIVYDRKRELMIADSRATSGSHHPIGAKRKINRIAAGPLKGALLGVTTRQPGMGEHFTEWVTAGMSKDAFGTRESEVEAILVKVDRSVFFFNGCFYPSGPLEDDFFTIGSGSEYALGAFRGGADAFEAVKVANLVRSLLRASYCAPATRYARRLSAVDDPACHPTFPKLR